From Camelina sativa cultivar DH55 chromosome 7, Cs, whole genome shotgun sequence, one genomic window encodes:
- the LOC104703484 gene encoding protein NRT1/ PTR FAMILY 6.2 translates to MESKGSWTVADAVDYSGRPADKSKTGGWITAALILGIEVVERLSTMGIAVNLVTYLMETMHLPSSTSANIVTDFMGTSFLLCLLGGFLADSFLGRFKTIAIFSTIQALGTGALAIATKLPELRPPACHHGEACIPATTFQMTILYISLYLIALGTGGLKSSISGFGSDQFDEKDPKEKAQMAFFFNRFFFFISMGTLMAVTVLVYMQDEVGRSWAYGICTVSMAIAIGIFLFGTKSYRYKKSQGSPVVQIFQVIAAAFRKRKMELPQSIVYLYEDNPEGVRIEHTDQFHLLDKAAIVTEGDFEQTLDGVAIPNPWKLSSVTKVEEVKMMVRLLPIWATTIIFWTTYAQMITFSVEQASTMRRNIGNFKIPAGSLTVFFVAAILITLAVYDRAIMPFWKKWKGKPGFSSLQRIAIGLVLSTAGMAAAALVEQKRLSVAKSSTQKTLPISVFLLVPQFFLVGAGEAFIYTGQLDFFITQSPKGMKTMSTGLFLTTLSLGFFVSSFLVSVIKKVTSSSTDGGWLADNINHGRLDYFYWLLVILSGINFGVYFICALWFKPTKGKDSAEKENGKGFSAEDC, encoded by the exons ATG GAGAGCAAAGGGAGTTGGACGGTAGCTGATGCCGTAGACTACAGCGGCCGACCAGCGGACAAATCCAAAACCGGTGGCTGGATCACTGCAGCTCTCATTCTTG GAATTGAGGTTGTGGAGAGGCTATCAACCATGGGAATAGCGGTGAATTTGGTAACATATTTGATGGAGACAATGCATCTCCCAAGTTCAACTTCTGCCAACATTGTCACTGACTTCATGGGCACTTCCTTCCTCCTTTGCTTGCTCGGTGGATTTCTCGCGGACTCCTTCCTCGGCCGTTTTAAAACCATAGCTATTTTTTCAACCATTCAAGCTCTC GGAACTGGTGCGCTAGCGATAGCAACGAAGCTGCCAGAGCTGCGTCCACCAGCATGCCACCACGGAGAAGCATGCATACCAGCCACTACCTTTCAGATGACAATTCTTTATATTTCACTTTACCTTATAGCCCTTGGAACGGGTGGCCTTAAGTCTAGTATATCCGGATTCGGGTCTGACCAGTTTGATGAAAAAGATCCTAAAGAAAAAGCTCAAATGGCTTTCTTCTTCAACAG atttttctttttcattagcATGGGGACGTTGATGGCTGTGACTGTTTTAGTTTACATGCAAGATGAAGTGGGAAGATCATGGGCTTATGGAATCTGCACGGTGTCTATGGCTATAGCTATTGGGATTTTCTTGTTTGGGACTAAAAGCTACCGTTATAAGAAGAGTCAAGGAAGTCCTGTTGTGCAAATTTTTCAGGTTATAGCAGCTGCATTCAGAAAGAGGAAAATGGAACTACCTCAAAGCATTGTTTATCTCTATGAAGATAATCCTGAGGGCGTGAGAATTGAACATACTGATCAGTTTCA CTTGTTGGACAAGGCAGCCATAGTCACAGAAGGAGATTTCGAACAAACCCTAGATGGAGTCGCAATTCCAAACCCTTGGAAGCTAAGCTCAGTAACCAAAGTAGAGGAAGTGAAAATGATGGTTAGGCTTTTGCCTATTTGGGCAACAACTATCATTTTCTGGACAACATATGCCCAAATGATTACATTCTCGGTTGAGCAAGCTTCAACCATGAGACGTAACATTGGAAATTTCAAGATTCCAGCTGGTTCACTCACCGTGTTTTTTGTCGCGGCTATTCTCATAACTTTAGCTGTCTACGACCGTGCCATAATGCCTTTTTGGAAGAAATGGAAAGGAAAACCAG GTTTCTCTAGCCTACAAAGAATTGCTATTGGATTGGTCTTATCAACAGCCGGCATGGCAGCTGCAGCTCTAGTTGAGCAAAAGCGTCTATCCGTTGCGAAATCTAGTACACAAAAAACATTACCCATAAGTGTATTCTTACTTGTTCCACAATTCTTCTTAGTTGGAGCTGGGGAAGCCTTTATCTACACTGGCCAACTTGATTTCTTCATAACCCAATCGCCTAAGGGAATGAAAACAATGAGCACTGGACTTTTCTTGACCACTTTATCACTAGGCTTCTTTGTCAGCAGTTTCTTGGTCTCAGTCATCAAGAAGGTCACTTCAAGTTCTACGGATGGAGGATGGCTGGCTGATAACATCAACCACGGCCGACTCGACTACTTTTATTGGCTGTTAGTCATTCTTAGTGGAATAAACTTCGGTGTCTATTTCATTTGTGCCTTGTGGTTTAAGCCAACGAAGGGTAAAGACTCGGCAGAGAAGGAAAATGGGAAAGGATTTTCTGCTGAAGACTGCTAA